TTAAAGCTGTATGGTTGACTTTAAAAGCTCTGTAATTTGATAAAGTCGAATAATCGAATTCGGGACTCTGCTGTGGTCTCTTTGATTCCAAGAATGGCGTCAACATCTTTCTTGGCTTTGTAATCTCTTTGATAAACTTCCAAAGCATAAAACCAGCAATGATAACAACCAAACTGTGCATAACAACCATACTTCAACTCTTCATCGaaaactttttctttggcacgtgaaaaattttctactCTATTGAAGGATGCAGCAGTAACATTGGGCCCTCCCACGTGATGGTCTCCCCATTCTCAGTGCTTGCTAGTAGCCATGGTCACTTAGAAGAAGCTTGTTATTGATGAGACGATGGAGGACGGGAGAAAGATCTTCGAGACAAGCGTCCATCTGAACACAGTAGCGACTAGCGAGCGTACTTCCACGACCAGAAACGTGGCCTTGTGCAGCAGGTAGCACAGCAATACCAATAGGGTGCAACACATGGCGAAATCCTGCCACTTTATAGCCATTGTCATTGCAGGAAGCGTGCGTTTATCatgtttcttcttgaacCATCGTCTCGTAAACACCATTCGTTTCACACGAAATCTCTTGCTCAACGTGAGCTCTTTAGACGCATCGCTCGAGACTTGAAACAGCTCTATCAATCTCATAACCGTACTGCTCCTGGTCTCCTTCCAATTGGAGCCTCTGCATCTGCTGCGTTCttgttgttcttgttgttgATATTCTTCACCGGGAAGTGTCATCGGATTGTTCTGGCTCGACGCTACCAGCAGCATTGAACAAGCAGTAGCCAGCACAAATTCTGGACTCACCCGTCTGGCCCTCAAAGTGATCAGTGCTGATGGGCCTATAGTGCCGAGTGGGTATAAAACTTGCatttattcatttatttgttgtttatttatatatcaCGTGACATTCCGTATACAGGGACCGTCTGGCAATCGCATTCAGCAGAAAAAAGCTTCAAGGTCGACCAGCAAGGATGACTTTTACTGATGAGAGTAGAGGTCCTCATTTGCCACTAGGAATCCCAGATCCCATGTCGAAGCATAATACCATGAGTTCGAACGTCTCGAATATGAGATCGCAACAACTTGCTAATCTGCAACAGCTGCATAGTCTTCAACAACATACAAGGAGTCTTACTTCCGTAGATTATGCCAACCAACAACAGGCTGGTTTCTCACTACCGCAGTCGAATCCATACCCTCAGTCATCAGATAATAACACGTTTCTCTCTCAGAACAACACTGCCTCGGGTCAAAATGTCCAGTCTAATAGTATAACCACCATtcaaaacaacaacaatccTCCCATCAATCGCAGCAATAATGTGTCAAATCAACAGAAAAACTCACTGACTAGTGCTTCTTTGAAGTCTAAAAATTTGCCAAGAACCTCGTTCCAACATCAGCAAGACCCAAGGTCGCCTCTTTTAATCTTAATACCCACTTCAGCACAACCTACCGATGTGCTAGCACAGAGATTTGCCGCCTGGAGAAGCGTTATCAGATCTATCCTCACCTATTTGACGGAAACTGCGTCAATACAGGACGAAATCGTAAGACAACAGCTCAGATTGTCTCATTCCATACAATTCCCATTCTTCTCGGTGGAAAATCAACCTCAACCTTCTTCTAGTGAAGACAAGATGATTCAGAAGTTCTTCTTACCTTTGGGGAACGGATCAGTTCAGGATCTTCCAACTGTCTTGAGCCAGTACCATGGAACTTTGGCTTCCATGGCCTCCAAGGCTTCTAAGGAGTTAACTAACGAAGTAATACCAAGGTTAGAAGATTTGAGAAGAGACCTTCTCgttaaaatcaaagaaattaaatctttacaatctgatttcaaaaattcatgTGCTAAAGAATTACAACAGACTAAAAATGATATGAaacatttcattgaatctttgaaagatatcaaatataataatcCGCCAAAACACGATCCTTACCTGTTAAAGATAGTGCTGGACAAACAAATCAAGAAACAACttatagaagaaaatttcttgcATGAAGCGTTCGATAATCTACAAACTTCTGGTGctgaattggaaaaagtCGTCGTCATGGAAATTCAAAACGCTTTAACCATTTATGCAAGATTATTAGGTCAGGAATCACAACTGGTTTTCGATATCCTTATTTCAAAACTAGACTTAggttttttcaataaagaaccaaattttgaatggGATAATTTCATTGCAagagattcaaattttatttctcCAAATTTACCAATgaggaaaatgaaagaaatcGTTTATAAATACCAATATGATCCACTAACCTACGAAATTAAATCTGGATTTCTGGaaagaagatcaaaattCTTAAAATCTTACTCAAAGGGGTTTTATGTGCTTTCACCAAATTTCTTACATGAATTCAAATCCGCTGACAGgaaaaaagatttaatCCCTGTAATGTCCCTGTCTTTGAGTGAATGTTCCGTTGCTGAACATTCAAAGAAAGGTAGTAGTGACCataaattcattttacATGCAAAGCAAAATGGTATAATACATAGAGGTCATAATTGGGTCTTTAAGGCTGACTCATACGATTCGATGATATCATGGtataattatttgaaaagattcaCAAACTTTTCAGatttacaagaaaaatcCAAGTATATCAAAGaacattttgatttaaataaCAACGATAGAGACATTGACGAGCAAGATAATGAGGAGAAATTTCCAGGTACGCCGAAACAAGACTTGCACCAAAATGAAGAGGACCCCACTGTTACACTCTCGACACCAAAGTTAGACACCATCACAAATACAAACACAACATCATCTCTTCCCGACACTAATAACtccaaaattcaagataCTATTCCTAATTTTTATATCGAAACAATAAATCCAGATTATAAGGATTAACAAACACCTTTGCATTGATTTTCTActaattgattttattattatttcataATTGTTTTCTTACTATATActaattttcttatataggacaaattttttaataattccTTTTCCTATTTATCCTtcttatttaatttattcagGACTAACTCTTGCCaattatcattgaatttcatATCagagaatttttcaacagcAATCTTTTGGCCTGTTTCAGAcatttcaattcttttcGGTTCATCTAAATTAATGGCATCTTGAAGCACTACATCCAAAGATTTGTATGTTTCGTAATTAGTAAAATCAGGGTCTGTTTCatctttgaagaagaaaccTACACTATCATCAATTACTATATCCAACAATGGTCCTGCTGATGCATGAACAATTGGGATGAGTCCCGCTGCCAAGTATTCAACGACGGCAATACCAAAATGTTCATTCCACATTGCATTAATACCGAATTTGGAGGCGTTTAAaatatctttgatttcGTCATATGACACATTAAGCATGAACTTACATTTTTTATCTGgaatattcaattcttgaCCATATTCTCGTAATTCTTTAACGTAATCTTCATCAGATTTTGATCTTGTCGAaccaataaataataaattggGCAATTTGTCTACTAGAGTTGGGTTTTTCTCGATGAATTTTCCATAAGATGaaataattaatttatGTCTTTTCTCTGGACGGAATTGTGCTAAGATGATGGCTTGATTAGTTCTTCCAGTGGAATTATCAGTCCTTACTAACTTTTCAGTCGAACATGGTGGATATATTATCTTTTGATCAGCTTTGGACCAAATTTGCTTAATATGATTGTTTGTCCACGTAGAATTTGTAATCGAAATTGATACGAAAGTACCCATGTGCTGATAATATAACATAAATAACTTCCAATAGCAATATTTCAGTTTTACCTTTAAGGTTTGCTTTTGATTCAAGAGTTTGTTTAGCATATCTGTAGAGATGACAGGATAATGAGTGTACGCCACGATGGGGATTCTAAGCAGGTGATAGACCCAAGGGTAACCAAACGAATATCCCATAGTATCACACCAAACATCTGGGGGGCATCTTAAAAGAGCCTCGATGGACAAAATGATAGAACCTAGTGCCTGCCCTAGCAGAGTGAAATGCGACCATGTATTGCTGTCGACAAGATATCTATATTTGAGGAAGATAAAAACAATTCTATCTTTGTCCAGATtataatcaaatttgtcGATaacattttgtaaaattgtAGAGCCATTGACATCTGAGTCGCCTGTATATATGATTACCACATTGTCAGAAGCATCTTGCAAAGTGGTTTCAACAGCTTTCCAGAGCACTTTTtcaccaccaccacctgCATTACAGTAAGGATGGAAAAATCcataaattttcttagtAGGCTGTTCATTAGCGTTCAATTTTTCGATGAGTAACTGTTTTTCAGCAGAATCACTCACTGTTATGCTACTATAGTCATCCTCGTTGGTATACAACCTGGGAACTGACGACAGTAATATCAATTGGCGTCTGATAGCGCCTAGTTTCCATAGATGTTTCACGATTGAGTTTCCTGGCTGCGATAGTACTGACAACAACTTGGCCTTGTAATCCTTTGGTGGCTTCATCAACGTCCTATTCACAGAGTGTGTTCTCAGGAACACTAGGACAAACGTGATACTGACCTGAATCCATAGAATCGGTAAGATATTCATGATCTTGTGCGTTACTCATACGTTTGACACGTGAAGTGTTCTtgtatcaaaaattttcaagtcGCTATCAGTTTATATTAGCTATATAGGATGGGAAGCACTGCTAGAATACTTGATATATACAAGAGAAGCTCTAAAGTGGTTGTGGTGCACGTTCTGGGGGACATTCTGTATGGTAAGACTATGCTGCAGCAAGCTGCTACCGCAAGGGCATCTCAGAGCCAATGGATGCTCTGCGCAGAGATACAATGTCAGTAAATACCCTAAACAGGCATCTTGAGTGTTAAAGTACTAATATCCTCATAAGGTGGCTGGCTAAGCTCATCATTTCGAACTCTCAACTCCAGCCAGCCCCGGAAACCCTCTTGCTTCACTGAGCCTAAACTCGACAAAGCAACCCGCCAGTGGGATCCCATCCCTCAGTCCCTAGCTCTTCTATCACAGACCCTGGGCCATCCACCTATCAAGTTAGGCCTCTTTGCATTGCTTTCGGTTTCGCCAACCGTTTTgtttatataatttctCGAGACTTGGATTCAAAAGTCTCGAGAGTGCAAATGACAGCTTTAAGCTTGCGTCGAGGTGGAATATGTATGGGAACAAGGTCACTACGCCAGAGATTGATGGTGGGCTGCCTACGTTTCAAAAGAGACCCTTGAACGATACGCCAGCTGCCTCTTCAATGACTTCTCCTGTAGGATCATATCAGGCCACTCCGACTATGACTCGAAGACAGAGTGTATTGAGTTTGAAAAAGACGAGATCCTATACATTGGATGTACCTGGGTTGACCAAATCTAAGACTTCTCCCGATGGGCTGATTTCCAGAGAAGATGTGGGTTCTAAACTGGTCATTGTCATGGTTGGACTGCCCGCTATGGGTAAGTCCTTTATTACCAATAAATTATCCAGATATTTGAACTATTCGATGTATTATTGTAAGGTATTCAATGTGGGTAATACACGAAGGAAATGGAACCAATTGCACAGTGTAGAAAGTCAAGATGCTGATTTTTTCAGGTTTGATAACGAGGAAAGCAGTAAATTAAGGGACCAATGGGCATTTGACACTCTGgatgaattattgaattacCTACTGAATGGTGAAGGTTCTGTCGGTATACTTGATGGTAGTAACGTAACAAGAGCAAGAAGAAACGAGATTCTCATGAGAATTAAGGCAAGGAACTCTGATATAAAAGTGTTGTTTCTTGAATCCATTTGTCATGACAAacaaataattgaaaagaatattaaTTGGAAACTGTTTGGTCCCGATTATAAGGGCAAGGACCCCCTAGAGTCTCTActtgatttcaaaaaaagattaacTAATTATGATAACAATTATGAGCATATCGATGACGACGAAAATCTTTGTTATGTGAAAATGATTGACGTAGGTGAAAAGATCATCTCCTACAATATTCAGGGCTTCTTAGCATCACAAACAGTTTActttttgatgaattttaaTCTCACGAGAAGACAGATATGGATTACAAGGGCTGGTGAAAGTGAGTTCAATTGCACGGGGCAAGTCGGTGGAGATTCCAGTTTGACAAACCGTGGAGATAAATACGCTAAGGCATTGgcaaatttcattaatgatAAGAGAACGGCGTTCTTATCTGATGACTCCATTAGTAATCGAATTAATGATTTTTACGTGTGGACGAGTATGCATGAGAGATCCGTACAGACtagtaaatatttcaacGACAATGATTACCCTATTAAACAAATGAGAATGttagatgaaatcaataCGGGTGACCTTGATGGGTTGACGTATACGGAAATTAAAAACTTGTATCCTATAGAATTTGAGCACAGAATCAAGGACAAATTGCATTACAGATACCCGGGGACCGGAGGAGAATCATACTTGGACGTCATCAATCGATTGAGACCAGTAATCAACGAGGTagaaagaattgaagataatgtTCTGATAATCACGCATCATGTCGTAGCAAGAGCGCTTCTTGGATACTTTTTGAATCTTCATGTGGATGTTATAACGAATCTCGATGTCCCCTTACATTGTGTCTACTGTTTGGAACCCAAACCTTATGGAATCTCGTGGTCCTTGTACGAATACAACGATGTGACAGACGGTTTCCAAAAAGTGTCCAAATCCGACCTGAATATTACAAGAGTAAAGCAGCTGGGGCTCGTTCACGAAGAGAGAAGATACTCGCTAGTGCCGACAACGCCATCGAGCAGCAGATCCAGCTCAATAAACCATCCGACCGCACAAAACCCGACCAGACGGAGATCTTTCACTGTTTCAAGAGGAGGAACCAATATCACATCGAGAGATCTTCCTGCTGCAACACAACTTCAAGAGGACTCGTTCCTCAGACGCGACGACACCAAAGAGCCCATCTCCCTCAAAAATGACTCAAATTTCACACTTTAAAAACGCAAATAGACGACATACGAAAACTATATACCGTATTAATGAATGGTACTCAACATAGTCGGGCCAGACTGGACCAATAACCCATCAATCTTCCTTCGTAAGCTTAAAATGAGAAGCTGAGTATCCGGGTAACAGTACGTGTgcaaattgatttttttgacaTGGTggcaaaatgaaaaaaaataagagaaaACAGAGGttgataaatcaaatgattGTTTAATTTCAGATGAAGTTGGAAAGATACTATTGCATTCTCTTATTGACCAGTTCAGAATAGCGTTCAATGTCGCACAATAAAAGACGTGTTTATCCACAGGCTCAATTTCAGTATGCCCAAGGTGCTGTTCCTACGCAACAGCCGAATGCAATGCTGAATCAAGGCCCTATG
This is a stretch of genomic DNA from Kazachstania africana CBS 2517 chromosome 8, complete genome. It encodes these proteins:
- the KAFR0H03450 gene encoding uncharacterized protein — protein: MLLVASSQNNPMTLPGEEYQQQEQQERSRCRGSNWKETRSSTVMRLIELFQVSSDASKELTLSKRFRVKRMVFTRRWFKKKHDKRTLPAMTMAIKWQDFAMCCTLLVLLCYLLHKATFLVVEVRSLVATVFRWTLVSKIFLPSSIVSSITSFF
- the ALG11 gene encoding alpha-1,2-mannosyltransferase ALG11 (similar to Saccharomyces cerevisiae ALG11 (YNL048W); ancestral locus Anc_2.266) translates to MNILPILWIQVSITFVLVFLRTHSVNRTLMKPPKDYKAKLLSVLSQPGNSIVKHLWKLGAIRRQLILLSSVPRLYTNEDDYSSITVSDSAEKQLLIEKLNANEQPTKKIYGFFHPYCNAGGGGEKVLWKAVETTLQDASDNVVIIYTGDSDVNGSTILQNVIDKFDYNLDKDRIVFIFLKYRYLVDSNTWSHFTLLGQALGSIILSIEALLRCPPDVWCDTMGYSFGYPWVYHLLRIPIVAYTHYPVISTDMLNKLLNQKQTLKVKLKYCYWKLFMLYYQHMGTFVSISITNSTWTNNHIKQIWSKADQKIIYPPCSTEKLVRTDNSTGRTNQAIILAQFRPEKRHKLIISSYGKFIEKNPTLVDKLPNLLFIGSTRSKSDEDYVKELREYGQELNIPDKKCKFMLNVSYDEIKDILNASKFGINAMWNEHFGIAVVEYLAAGLIPIVHASAGPLLDIVIDDSVGFFFKDETDPDFTNYETYKSLDVVLQDAINLDEPKRIEMSETGQKIAVEKFSDMKFNDNWQELVLNKLNKKDK
- the KAFR0H03480 gene encoding bifunctional nucleoside/nucleotide kinase/histidine phosphatase family protein (similar to Saccharomyces cerevisiae PFK26 (YIL107C); ancestral locus Anc_2.264), translated to MYGNKVTTPEIDGGLPTFQKRPLNDTPAASSMTSPVGSYQATPTMTRRQSVLSLKKTRSYTLDVPGLTKSKTSPDGLISREDVGSKLVIVMVGLPAMGKSFITNKLSRYLNYSMYYCKVFNVGNTRRKWNQLHSVESQDADFFRFDNEESSKLRDQWAFDTLDELLNYLLNGEGSVGILDGSNVTRARRNEILMRIKARNSDIKVLFLESICHDKQIIEKNINWKLFGPDYKGKDPLESLLDFKKRLTNYDNNYEHIDDDENLCYVKMIDVGEKIISYNIQGFLASQTVYFLMNFNLTRRQIWITRAGESEFNCTGQVGGDSSLTNRGDKYAKALANFINDKRTAFLSDDSISNRINDFYVWTSMHERSVQTSKYFNDNDYPIKQMRMLDEINTGDLDGLTYTEIKNLYPIEFEHRIKDKLHYRYPGTGGESYLDVINRLRPVINEVERIEDNVLIITHHVVARALLGYFLNLHVDVITNLDVPLHCVYCLEPKPYGISWSLYEYNDVTDGFQKVSKSDLNITRVKQLGLVHEERRYSLVPTTPSSSRSSSINHPTAQNPTRRRSFTVSRGGTNITSRDLPAATQLQEDSFLRRDDTKEPISLKNDSNFTL
- the SLM2 gene encoding phosphatidylinositol 4,5-bisphosphate-binding protein (similar to Saccharomyces cerevisiae SLM1 (YIL105C) and SLM2 (YNL047C); ancestral locus Anc_2.267), with product MTFTDESRGPHLPLGIPDPMSKHNTMSSNVSNMRSQQLANLQQLHSLQQHTRSLTSVDYANQQQAGFSLPQSNPYPQSSDNNTFLSQNNTASGQNVQSNSITTIQNNNNPPINRSNNVSNQQKNSLTSASLKSKNLPRTSFQHQQDPRSPLLILIPTSAQPTDVLAQRFAAWRSVIRSILTYLTETASIQDEIVRQQLRLSHSIQFPFFSVENQPQPSSSEDKMIQKFFLPLGNGSVQDLPTVLSQYHGTLASMASKASKELTNEVIPRLEDLRRDLLVKIKEIKSLQSDFKNSCAKELQQTKNDMKHFIESLKDIKYNNPPKHDPYLLKIVLDKQIKKQLIEENFLHEAFDNLQTSGAELEKVVVMEIQNALTIYARLLGQESQLVFDILISKLDLGFFNKEPNFEWDNFIARDSNFISPNLPMRKMKEIVYKYQYDPLTYEIKSGFLERRSKFLKSYSKGFYVLSPNFLHEFKSADRKKDLIPVMSLSLSECSVAEHSKKGSSDHKFILHAKQNGIIHRGHNWVFKADSYDSMISWYNYLKRFTNFSDLQEKSKYIKEHFDLNNNDRDIDEQDNEEKFPGTPKQDLHQNEEDPTVTLSTPKLDTITNTNTTSSLPDTNNSKIQDTIPNFYIETINPDYKD